One segment of Brassica napus cultivar Da-Ae chromosome C3, Da-Ae, whole genome shotgun sequence DNA contains the following:
- the LOC106384125 gene encoding uncharacterized protein LOC106384125, protein MQRSVGSRGRGEASMVKRRHQDEDDEIIRVPAFDNSDLIEKFKLTLVGRMFHSDGRSVEALLKHMPKRRIWDVEGRVRGTNLGNNKLQFDFDKEEDLQKVLQLRPCHFNKWSFSLERWIPTIKEDFPNMMLLWATVSGVPIHYKKLETYQSVGKALGTYDFADIEGGRVRVFINGDLPLKFEYKVGFQNGDVVKVTIIYEDLHRHCFTCKRITHEEGTCPELTEVQREKNRLLRIEQKEQEDKAT, encoded by the coding sequence ATGCAACGTTCTGTTGGATCCAGAGGTAGAGGAGAAGCTTCCATGGTGAAGAGAAGGCATCAAGACGAAGATGATGAGATCATTAGGGTCCCGGCCTTTGACAACTCAGACCTGATAGAAAAATTTAAGCTTACCCTGGTTGGACGTATGTTCCATTCAGATGGTAGAAGCGTTGAAGCTCTTCTGAAACATATGCCGAAACGCCGTATCTGGGATGTTGAAGGCCGAGTAAGAGGCACGAACTTAGGAAATAATAAGCTCCAGTTTGATTTTGACAAGGAAGAAGACCTACAGAAGGTTCTTCAACTACGGCCATGTCACTTTAATAAGTGGAGTTTCTCGCTGGAAAGATGGATTCCAACCATTAAGGAGGACTTCCCTAACATGATGCTGCTATGGGCGACAGTGTCAGGCGTACCTATTCACTACAAAAAGCTGGAAACCTACCAAAGTGTAGGCAAGGCTCTCGGAACTTATGACTTTGCTGATATCGAAGGGGGCCGAGTAAGAGTCTTTATTAATGGTGACCTTCCTCTGAAATTTGAATACAAAGTGGGTTTTCAGAACGGGGATGTGGTGAAGGTTACAATCATCTACGAAGACCTTCACAGGCATTGCTTTACGTGTAAAAGAATTACACATGAAGAAGGAACGTGCCCAGAGTTGACTGAAGTTCAAAGAGAAAAGAATCGTCTCTTAAGGATCGAACAGAAGGAACAAGAGGATAAGGCTACTTAG
- the LOC106384124 gene encoding ESF1 homolog has product MGSKKTNEVEMVIMGETQRNLIRGHDFAEQLKYLESRHEELTGLMRKISALPKDELMDPIAQENVIKRMKLSLLDYLEAVFVGTPDSVGSRCVNPKYRERNSETGYCDWIYVSATDLYVVLDSFLSRDGWVLSVAVYPTEFGLERMKHEEMHGPATDVVDEKKEDNVMRKKKMRTYYFAVAECDSSATADYLYRSCDGIELVRSSIKLDLRFIPDSMDFNHPPRDIATEVAFAALNSVDIMSKVTVSWDEDEPHRVKTLNLQFSPGQLLMRVNLMMMMRRKKEKITYCDLVESGDKDEEEEEENELDVVVQFSTGLEDPSNKFREKKEEKSETDAPRIIDPGQDDATMAEPDDSSTKNKPGWINGEHTDLKPAGETEDELKQSMHELKPAEESMHELKPAEVKMFEADQRRLFSQFEVQEFCDNLVEGVDFEEESFDYSHQGPLLGTRRPMDDDLCPIFDEEDEPGPTFEVEAPSVTSIMENQLCFDPGTTPTPLSTDI; this is encoded by the exons ATGGGTTCCAAGAAGACGAATGAAGTGGAGATGGTCATTATGGGTGAAACTCAAAGAAATTTGATCAGAGGTCATGATTTCGCGGAGCAGTTGAAGTATTTGGAGTCTAGACATGAAGAGCTCACGGGGCTAATGAGGAAAATCAGTGCACTTCCCAAGGATGAATTGATGGACCCAATAGCACAGGAGAATGTCATCAAGCGCATGAAGTTGTCTCTGCTAGACTATCTCGAAGCC GTTTTCGTGGGGACCCCTGATTCCGTAGGGTCCCGATGCGTGAATCCAAAGTATCGAGAAAGAAACTCAGAGACTGGCTATTGTGACTGGATATATGTTTCT GCCACAGACTTGTACGTTGTTCTCGATTCTTTCCTCTCGAGAGATGGGTGGGTCTTATCTGTTGCGGTCTATCCAACAGAATTTGGACTTGAGCGAATGAAACATGAGGAAATGCATGGTCCTGCTACTGATGTTGTAGACGAAAAGAAGGAAGATAATGTGAtgaggaaaaagaagatgaGAAC GTACTACTTTGCTGTTGCCGAATGTGATTCTAGTGCTACTGCTGATTACTTGTACAGATCATGTGACGGAATTGAGTTAGTAAGATCCTCTATCAAGCTCGACTTGAGATTTATTCCCGATTCTATGGACTTCAATCATCCACCTCGTGATATTGCCACCGAGGTTGCATTTGCCGCTCTTAACTCTGTTGATATT ATGAGTAAGGTAACTGTTTCTTGGGATGAAGATGAGCCGCACCGCGTCAAGACCTTAAACCTGCAATTCAGCCCTGGTCAG CTTCTTATGAGAGTgaatctgatgatgatgatgagaaggaaaaaagaaaaaataacatattGTGACTTGGTCGAATCTGGAGATAAagacgaggaggaggaggaggagaatgaGCTGGATGTGGTAGTACAATTTAGTACCGGATTAGAAGATCCGAGTAACAAATTTcgtgaaaagaaagaagagaagtcAGAAACTGATGCGCCTCGGATCATAGACCCGGGCCAGGATGATGCGACCATGGCTGAGCCAGATGATTCTTCGACAAAGAACAAACCAGGATGGATTAATGGCGAGCATACTGATCTAAAACCAGCTGGTGAGACTGAGGACGAGCTGAAACAGAGCATGCATGAGCTGAAACCAGCTGAAGAGAGCATGCATGAGCTGAAACCAGCTGAA GTTAAGATGTTTGAAGCTGATCAAAGAAGGCTTTTCAGTCAGTTTGAAGTCCAGGAGTTTTGTGACAACCTTGTGGAGGGAGTG GATTTTGAGGAAGAGTCATTCGACTACTCACATCAAGGACCGCTTCTTGGCACCAGGAGACCCATGGACGATGATTTATGTCCCATATTTGATGAGGAAGACGAACCTGGTCCAACCTTTGAAGTGGAAGCACCAAGTGTAACATCCATCATGGAGAACCAACTTTGCTTTGATCCCGGCACAACTCCTACGCCTTTGTCCACAGACATTTAA
- the LOC106384123 gene encoding LRR receptor-like serine/threonine-protein kinase RPK2, producing the protein MGDSITQDYASSPLDNDASSGKGSGYNSLEIASIASASAIVSVLIALVLLFLYTRKLHPRSKIMSTTTKREVTMFIDIGVSITFDNVVSATRNFNASNLIGNGGFGATYKAVIISQDQDVVVAIKRLSIGRFQGVQQFHAEIKTLGRLKHQNLVTLIGYHASETEMFLVYNYLPGGNLERFIQERSTRAVDWRVLHKIALDVARALAYLHDQCVPRVLHRDVKPSNILLDDDHNAYLSDFGLARLLGASETHATTGVAGTFGYVAPEYAMTCRVSDKADVYSYGVVLLELLSDKKVLDPSFVRYGNGFNIVQWGDMLLRQGRAKEFFTAGLWDVGPHGDLVEVLHLAVICTLDSLSTRPTMKQVVQRLKQLQPQLRSHVV; encoded by the coding sequence ATGGGAGATTCCATCACGCAAGATTATGCATCTTCCCCACTCGACAACGATGCTTCATCAGGGAAAGGCAGCGGATACAACTCGCTAGAGATTGCTTCCATCGCTTCAGCTTCAGCCATCGTCTCGGTTCTCATCGCTCTCGTGCTTCTCTTCCTCTACACTCGGAAGTTGCATCCGAGATCAAAGATCATGTCCACCACTACCAAACGAGAAGTCACTATGTTCATCGACATAGGAGTTTCAATAACCTTCGACAACGTTGTTAGCGCTACAAGAAACTTCAACGCCAGTAATCTCATCGGTAACGGCGGATTTGGAGCAACTTACAAAGCGGTAATAATCTCTCAAGACCAAGACGTCGTCGTCGCCATCAAACGCCTCTCCATCGGACGGTTCCAAGGCGTCCAACAGTTCCACGCGGAGATCAAAACACTCGGTAGGCTTAAGCACCAGAACCTCGTGACTCTTATCGGTTACCACGCGAGCGAGACCGAGATGTTCTTGGTTTACAACTATCTCCCCGGAGGCAACCTCGAGAGATTCATCCAAGAACGTTCCACGAGAGCTGTGGATTGGAGAGTCCTTCACAAGATCGCGCTCGACGTAGCTCGAGCTCTCGCCTACCTCCACGACCAATGCGTCCCGCGGGTTCTTCACCGTGATGTTAAACCGAGCAACATCCTCTTGGACGATGATCACAACGCTTATTTATCGGATTTCGGGTTAGCGAGGCTGCTCGGGGCTTCGGAAACGCACGCAACGACGGGCGTGGCCGGTACGTTTGGTTACGTGGCGCCCGAGTACGCGATGACTTGCCGGGTTTCGGATAAAGCGGATGTTTACAGCTACGGGGTGGTGCTTCTGGAGCTGCTCTCGGACAAGAAAGTGCTTGATCCGTCTTTTGTTAGGTACGGTAACGGTTTCAACATTGTGCAGTGGGGTGACATGTTGTTGAGACAGGGACGTGCCAAGGAGTTTTTCACGGCCGGTTTATGGGACGTTGGTCCGCATGGTGATCTCGTTGAGGTTCTGCACTTAGCGGTTATCTGTACGTTGGATTCTCTATCGACTAGACCGACTATGAAGCAAGTTGTACAGCGGTTGAAGCAGCTCCAACCTCAGCTCCGGTCTCATGTTGTCTAG
- the LOC106388644 gene encoding ninja-family protein AFP4, translating to MEMLRARGSSTNGVVQVPNLLGKFFVTSNHFCHRDSEHGERREEAKKKDEEEEEGKDIELTLGLSLNGQFGTDPRSRKRKNFELARSSSIPEGFVFDGQRSGGDMRQTVERGVSDMFQLDRTRSLPVETETEAKRKRPEKTKVQAEEKPFLSFNVPPLPTKEKGEKDGFLVSAPVSGRGENGNTAKKKNQEVSGMEKARNILEDMPCVSTRDVGADGKRVEGFLYWYGGSKEEVKIVCVCHGSFLSPAEFVRHGGGTVSDGGGGDVTSNPLRDIVVKLPSSSL from the coding sequence ATGGAGATGTTAAGAGCAAGGGGAAGCAGCACAAACGGCGTCGTTCAAGTCCCTAATCTTTTGGGGAAGTTTTTCGTCACGAGCAACCATTTTTGTCACAGAGACTCTGAGCATGGTGAGAGACGGGAAGAGgcaaagaagaaggatgaagaagaagaagaaggtaaaGATATTGAGCTAACGTTAGGTCTTTCTCTGAATGGTCAGTTTGGTACGGATCCGAGATCGAGGAAACGGAAGAACTTTGAACTGGCTCGATCTTCTTCCATACCGGAAGGTTTCGTCTTCGACGGACAAAGATCCGGCGGAGATATGCGGCAGACGGTGGAGCGTGGAGTCTCGGACATGTTCCAGCTTGATCGGACTCGTTCTCTGCCTGTCGAAACGGAGACGGAGGCGAAGAGGAAGCGACCGGAGAAGACAAAGGTCCAAGCCGAGGAGAAGCCGTTTCTGTCATTTAACGTTCCTCCTCTTCCGACAAAGGAGAAGGGAGAGAAAGATGGTTTTCTTGTCTCCGCTCCGGTCAGCGGGAGGGGCGAAAATGGAAACACGGCGAAGAAAAAGAACCAAGAAGTTTCGGGGATGGAGAAGGCTAGGAACATTTTGGAAGACATGCCTTGTGTGTCGACGAGGGATGTCGGAGCTGACGGGAAACGCGTGGAAGGGTTTCTTTATTGGTACGGAGGGAGCAAGGAGGAGGTGAAGATCGTGTGTGTTTGCCACGGCAGTTTTCTTTCTCCGGCGGAGTTCGTTAGGCACGGCGGAGGCACCGTTTCcgacggtggtggtggtgatgttACGAGTAACCCTCTTAGAGATATTGTTGTTaagcttccttcttcttctttgtag